The window GTTCGAGATTCTCCTCGTCGCGTCGTACGTGCTCATCACCCTCGGCAGCACCGAGAACCGCATCCGCACCGGCGTCGTCTACATCGTCGTCTCGCTGGTCTCGTCGATCCTCTTCCTCGCGGCCATCGCGGCGATCTACGGGGCGCTCGGCACCGTCAACATGGCGCAGATCTCCGAGCGGATGATGGAGCTCCCGCAGGACACCCAGACGGTGCTGCACCTGATGCTGCTCGTGGCGTTTAGCATCAAGGCGGCCGTCTTCCCGCTGTCGTTCTGGCTGCCCGACTCGTACCCCACCGCGCCGGCTCCGGTCACGGCGGTGTTCGCCGGCCTGCTGACCAAGGTCGGCGTCTACGCCCTCATCCGCACCGAGACGCAGCTGTTCAACGAGAACGACCTGAACTTCCTCCTCATGTGCGTGGCGCTCGCCACGATGATCGTCGGGGTCCTCGGCGCGATCGCGCAGGCGGAGCTCAAGCGCATCCTCTCGTTCACCCTCGTCAGTCACATCGGGTACATGATCTTCGGGCTCGCGATCGCAACCCCGGCGGCGATCGGCGCGACGATCTACTACACCGTGCACCACATCGTCGTGCAGACGACCCTCTTCCTCGCCGTGGGACTCATCGAGCGTCGTGCCGGCAGCACGTCGATCCTGCGGGTGAAGGGGCTCATGCGGGCGGCGCCCGTCATCGCGGTGCTCTACTTCATCCCGGCCGTGAACCTCGGCGGTCTCCCGCCGTTCTCCGGCTTCATCGGCAAGTTCGCTCTCTTCGACGCCGCCGCCGAGGTCGGAACCCCGATCATGCTCGTCCTGATCGTCGGCGGCGTCGTCACGAGCCTCCTCACTCTGTACGCGCTGATGCGCGCGTGGAACCTCTCCTTCTGGCGCGAGGACGAGGACTCCACCGAGACCGAGGCGCGTATCTCGTACCTCGGCAACGCCCCCGCCGCCGGCATCCAGACCGAGCGCCG of the Microbacterium invictum genome contains:
- a CDS encoding Na+/H+ antiporter subunit D, with product MIALVPLLATLPILGAALALVAGRHRRTQVAISIVTLTTVTVIAAILLVVVDQGGEALAVSVGDWPIPFGIVLYVDRLSALLIVVSSIVLLAVLLFSVGQGAADNDDETPVSIFHPSYLLLAAGIFTAFIAGDLFNLYVGFEILLVASYVLITLGSTENRIRTGVVYIVVSLVSSILFLAAIAAIYGALGTVNMAQISERMMELPQDTQTVLHLMLLVAFSIKAAVFPLSFWLPDSYPTAPAPVTAVFAGLLTKVGVYALIRTETQLFNENDLNFLLMCVALATMIVGVLGAIAQAELKRILSFTLVSHIGYMIFGLAIATPAAIGATIYYTVHHIVVQTTLFLAVGLIERRAGSTSILRVKGLMRAAPVIAVLYFIPAVNLGGLPPFSGFIGKFALFDAAAEVGTPIMLVLIVGGVVTSLLTLYALMRAWNLSFWREDEDSTETEARISYLGNAPAAGIQTERRAIPRIMTAATTGMVAVTVALTVFAGPLYGVCERIGAALLEPIQLVQLEQEVDS